One window of the Leptotrichia massiliensis genome contains the following:
- a CDS encoding response regulator transcription factor, whose amino-acid sequence MRLLVVEDEKKLNELITKKLKKEYYGVDSCFDGEEAIRYVEGTEYDAVILDIMLPKLDGFEVIKRIRAKKNKVPILLLTARDNIDDKVKGLDYGADDYLVKPFIFEELMARIRVLLRRNSGNADNVVTIANLKVDLDAKTVFRDDLLIKLSGREYSILEYLIRNKGKILSRERIEDHIWNYDYEGGTNVIDVYIRYLRKKIDDNYTPKLIHTIRGLGYVLRVDNENE is encoded by the coding sequence ATGAGATTACTAGTTGTAGAAGATGAAAAGAAGTTGAACGAACTTATTACAAAAAAACTTAAAAAGGAATATTATGGAGTTGACAGCTGTTTTGACGGAGAAGAGGCAATCAGGTATGTGGAAGGAACTGAATATGATGCGGTAATTTTGGATATTATGCTTCCAAAACTTGATGGATTTGAAGTGATTAAAAGAATAAGGGCAAAGAAAAATAAAGTTCCGATATTACTTTTAACAGCAAGAGACAATATAGATGATAAAGTGAAAGGGTTAGATTATGGAGCAGATGACTATCTTGTAAAGCCTTTTATCTTTGAAGAACTTATGGCCCGTATCCGTGTTCTTTTAAGACGTAATTCTGGAAATGCCGACAATGTAGTTACAATAGCTAATCTTAAGGTTGACCTTGATGCTAAGACAGTTTTCAGGGATGATTTATTAATAAAACTGTCAGGTAGAGAATATTCGATTTTGGAATATTTGATACGAAATAAAGGAAAAATTTTATCAAGAGAAAGAATAGAAGATCACATATGGAATTATGACTATGAAGGTGGAACCAACGTTATAGATGTTTACATCAGATATTTGAGGAAAAAGATTGATGACAACTATACTCCGAAACTTATTCATACCATTCGTGGATTGGGTTATGTCCTGAGGGTCGATAATGAAAATGAATAA
- a CDS encoding type II secretion system protein GspD yields MKKKRSYRLLIVCFLAFLLALSNIFGAKAADYVNKSDVENAKKIFIYEVPKKVQAEKKENSDNKGKNSNKKHNKDNNPVTKKEENKNQGQNQNNAQQTVKEVKKKTGEVDLEYRNVKDITEALNGFFGFEVIGIDNKVIFSGDESKVEEMKRIIKSLDKEKEQIIIKGTIIDTSSNLFERLGIDWSINSNNSNATKDNLVAKFLNGEVSIASIFSKGGRFLGIDFNLLKENGDIRIEAMPTLMIMENEEGELKVTEEVLVGEKKTTKKDTEYVEPIFSEAGIVFRINPEIRKINGIKKILLKIDTEISNFKLTSSYNTSSGAKQKNQTKTTITLNNGGSTFIGGLKQDVSKETIRRVPVLSKIPIIGPLFKYRRTNREMRDIYIEIEAVIQDKT; encoded by the coding sequence TTGAAAAAAAAGAGAAGTTACAGATTGTTAATTGTTTGCTTTTTGGCTTTTTTGCTTGCTTTGAGTAATATTTTTGGAGCGAAAGCGGCTGATTATGTGAATAAGAGCGATGTGGAAAATGCTAAAAAAATATTTATTTATGAAGTTCCGAAGAAAGTGCAGGCTGAAAAAAAGGAAAATAGTGATAATAAGGGGAAAAATAGTAATAAAAAGCATAATAAAGATAATAATCCTGTAACTAAAAAAGAGGAAAATAAGAATCAGGGACAGAATCAGAATAACGCACAGCAGACTGTAAAGGAAGTTAAAAAGAAAACTGGGGAAGTTGACTTGGAATATAGAAATGTAAAGGATATTACCGAGGCACTTAATGGATTTTTTGGATTTGAAGTTATTGGAATTGATAATAAAGTAATTTTTAGTGGAGATGAGAGTAAAGTTGAGGAGATGAAAAGGATTATAAAGTCGCTGGATAAGGAAAAGGAGCAGATTATAATAAAGGGAACTATAATTGATACAAGCTCAAATTTGTTTGAGCGGCTTGGAATCGACTGGAGCATAAATAGTAATAATTCTAATGCGACTAAGGATAATCTAGTGGCAAAATTTTTGAATGGAGAAGTTTCGATTGCGTCAATTTTTTCAAAAGGAGGGCGATTTTTAGGAATAGATTTTAACTTGCTGAAGGAAAATGGAGATATACGGATAGAAGCAATGCCGACACTTATGATTATGGAAAATGAGGAAGGAGAATTAAAGGTTACAGAGGAAGTTCTTGTTGGAGAAAAAAAGACTACAAAGAAAGATACAGAATATGTAGAGCCAATTTTTTCTGAAGCAGGTATAGTATTTAGGATAAATCCTGAAATTAGAAAAATTAATGGAATAAAGAAAATTCTGCTTAAAATTGATACAGAAATAAGTAATTTTAAGCTGACCTCAAGCTATAATACGTCTTCTGGAGCTAAACAAAAGAATCAGACAAAAACAACAATTACGTTGAATAACGGTGGCTCAACTTTTATTGGAGGATTAAAGCAGGATGTGAGCAAGGAAACCATAAGAAGAGTGCCAGTACTATCAAAAATTCCTATAATTGGTCCGCTGTTTAAGTATCGACGTACTAATAGGGAAATGCGAGATATTTATATTGAAATTGAGGCAGTAATTCAAGATAAAACTTAA
- a CDS encoding sensor histidine kinase: MKMNKLSIKSKITFWYIGLMISLIVIFLITIIYISENLVRANAYKNLKSSVILAFDEIEVYDGELTIDNDFIIFNNNVHLSVYDDETGFIYGDIPLDFEYDETFSDKNDVRIIKHKNKKWYIFDSKKNFSGYGIIHIRGIAPATEVENIIETIVLISLIVLPFFLLFSAISGYFITKKAFKPIEKIRGAAEKINEGNDLTQRINIGEGNDEIYTLANTFDTMFDRLQSSFEREAQFTSDVSHELRTPVSIIISECEYGLENLTSIENARNTISSVLDETKKMSKLISQLLTLSRMDRGNQKLNFDKINISEMAHLIADSQQHNADNKNIKIHSEIEEDIFIVGDETMIMRIFVNLISNAVNYGCENGNIWIKLSQDKNFAICKIIDDGIGIEKENIPKIWGRFYQVESSRTTENIGLGLSMVKWIIEAHKGDIYVESEIGKGSSFIFKLKKEGK; encoded by the coding sequence ATGAAAATGAATAAACTTTCTATAAAGTCCAAAATAACTTTCTGGTATATCGGTCTTATGATAAGCCTTATAGTCATATTTCTTATAACAATAATTTATATTAGTGAAAATCTTGTACGGGCAAATGCTTATAAAAATTTGAAAAGTTCTGTAATTTTGGCATTCGACGAAATTGAAGTTTATGATGGTGAACTTACTATTGACAATGATTTTATTATTTTTAATAATAATGTTCATTTGTCGGTTTATGATGATGAAACAGGATTTATTTATGGGGATATTCCATTGGATTTTGAATATGATGAAACTTTTTCCGATAAAAATGATGTAAGAATTATAAAACATAAAAATAAAAAATGGTATATTTTTGACAGCAAAAAGAATTTTTCAGGCTATGGTATTATTCATATTCGTGGAATTGCTCCTGCAACAGAAGTGGAAAATATTATTGAAACAATTGTTTTAATTTCTCTGATTGTATTACCATTTTTCTTGTTATTTTCAGCAATAAGTGGATACTTTATAACAAAAAAAGCATTTAAACCTATAGAAAAAATAAGGGGAGCTGCGGAGAAAATTAATGAGGGAAATGATTTGACACAAAGAATTAATATTGGAGAAGGAAATGATGAAATTTATACTTTGGCAAATACATTTGATACAATGTTTGACAGACTGCAAAGTTCCTTTGAAAGAGAAGCACAGTTTACATCAGATGTTTCACACGAGCTGCGGACACCTGTGTCAATTATAATTTCCGAATGTGAATACGGTCTTGAAAATCTCACTTCAATAGAAAATGCCAGAAATACAATTTCTTCTGTGCTTGATGAAACTAAAAAGATGTCAAAATTAATCTCACAGCTTCTGACTTTATCGAGAATGGACAGAGGAAATCAGAAACTTAATTTTGATAAAATAAATATAAGTGAAATGGCACATCTTATTGCTGACAGTCAGCAACATAATGCAGACAATAAAAATATAAAAATTCATTCTGAAATAGAGGAAGACATTTTTATTGTTGGCGATGAGACCATGATCATGAGAATTTTTGTAAATTTAATTTCAAATGCAGTTAACTATGGTTGTGAAAATGGAAACATATGGATAAAACTGTCACAGGATAAAAATTTTGCAATATGTAAAATTATTGATGATGGAATCGGTATAGAAAAAGAAAATATACCTAAAATATGGGGGCGATTTTATCAGGTGGAAAGTTCCAGAACAACAGAAAATATAGGGCTTGGATTATCAATGGTAAAATGGATTATAGAAGCGCACAAAGGAGATATTTATGTAGAAAGTGAAATTGGAAAAGGAAGTTCGTTTATATTTAAGTTGAAAAAGGAGGGAAAATGA
- a CDS encoding prepilin-type N-terminal cleavage/methylation domain-containing protein has product MDKISKKEKSKIEKMKRREKIKGLKDREKGFTLVEVILVVAIITIISAIAVPQVGKYLNKANRSKVIGAVAELNNTTTSWSIDHGGDAPKNLQDILTEHGNLNKLGIGLDSNGKFKIGNIEGNVVYQDGEVFAKVSPGSKAFAGEEIRK; this is encoded by the coding sequence ATGGATAAGATTTCAAAAAAAGAAAAGAGTAAAATTGAAAAAATGAAAAGAAGGGAGAAAATCAAAGGATTAAAGGATAGGGAAAAAGGGTTTACGCTCGTAGAGGTAATACTGGTAGTAGCTATTATTACCATAATATCGGCAATTGCAGTGCCACAAGTTGGGAAGTATTTGAATAAGGCGAATAGAAGCAAGGTAATTGGAGCAGTTGCGGAACTTAATAATACTACAACTTCTTGGAGTATTGATCATGGTGGAGATGCACCTAAGAATTTACAGGATATTTTAACAGAGCATGGAAATCTTAATAAACTTGGAATAGGGCTGGACAGCAACGGGAAATTTAAGATTGGAAACATTGAAGGAAATGTAGTTTATCAAGATGGAGAGGTTTTTGCCAAAGTATCTCCAGGAAGTAAAGCTTTTGCAGGGGAAGAAATTAGGAAATAA
- a CDS encoding DUF2628 domain-containing protein — translation MKQINGKRAVLENGVLRKEIKFGFSWGAFFLGFIYPLIKGDYMVAGIYFVVIGMASMIFFPLIFVLSVVFGFIYNKMYARRLIKQGWYPFTEEDAQVLKKNGILFNDTNNSFRSNGERIIKEAENLEIQQLGKTETIEFKETKNNGDFHDMNNNSIDNVNTNTSYNNPEINYKNRTTQKFVARLIGGGLVSLVLGVFTANIVLILLGAGLTGGGAFLAVKNKDKIKWK, via the coding sequence ATGAAACAGATAAATGGAAAAAGAGCTGTTTTGGAAAATGGAGTTTTAAGAAAAGAAATAAAATTTGGATTTTCATGGGGAGCATTTTTTTTAGGATTTATATATCCGTTAATTAAAGGGGATTATATGGTGGCTGGAATTTATTTTGTCGTAATTGGTATGGCAAGTATGATATTTTTTCCATTGATATTTGTTCTATCGGTAGTATTTGGTTTTATATATAATAAAATGTATGCTAGAAGGCTTATTAAGCAAGGATGGTATCCGTTTACAGAAGAAGATGCACAGGTTTTGAAAAAGAATGGAATTTTATTTAATGATACAAATAATTCTTTTAGAAGTAATGGAGAAAGAATAATTAAAGAAGCTGAAAATCTGGAAATACAGCAATTAGGAAAAACTGAAACTATCGAATTTAAGGAAACTAAGAATAATGGTGATTTTCATGATATGAATAACAATAGTATTGACAATGTAAATACTAACACTTCTTATAATAATCCTGAAATAAATTATAAAAACCGCACAACTCAGAAATTTGTGGCAAGATTAATCGGTGGCGGACTTGTTTCGCTTGTTTTAGGAGTTTTCACGGCAAATATTGTTTTAATTCTTTTAGGAGCTGGACTGACAGGTGGAGGAGCCTTTTTGGCTGTAAAAAATAAGGATAAAATAAAATGGAAATAA
- a CDS encoding prepilin peptidase, giving the protein MNIVFEIVKYCIFFRIIWIDLKKRIIPEESFVILLALGLISAIQNTNLEGYYLGICAYSMPMIVLYILEDYFGKTLIGFGDVKLMMGIGGILGYFGVEKIVNFYMILYIFSGIVAFLFLFLKKWKKYEYIPFAPFIIISYVIFEIFGK; this is encoded by the coding sequence ATGAATATTGTATTTGAAATTGTAAAATATTGTATTTTTTTTAGAATTATCTGGATTGATTTAAAAAAAAGGATTATTCCTGAAGAAAGTTTTGTTATTTTACTTGCATTAGGATTGATATCAGCGATTCAAAATACTAATTTAGAAGGTTATTATTTGGGAATTTGTGCTTATTCAATGCCCATGATAGTACTTTATATTTTAGAAGATTATTTTGGAAAAACGCTGATAGGCTTTGGGGATGTGAAACTGATGATGGGGATTGGCGGTATTTTGGGATATTTCGGAGTGGAGAAGATTGTAAATTTTTATATGATTTTGTATATTTTTTCTGGAATAGTTGCTTTTTTATTTTTATTTCTAAAAAAGTGGAAAAAGTATGAATATATTCCATTTGCACCGTTTATAATCATAAGTTATGTAATTTTTGAGATTTTTGGAAAATAA
- the rfaE1 gene encoding D-glycero-beta-D-manno-heptose-7-phosphate kinase: MISIQRLEEIIKKFSSVRIAVIGDMMLDEYLIGKVNRISPEAPVPIVNIEEERFVLGGASNVANNLTSLEAKVFVYGVIGNDANGEKFIKELEDKNVNPAGIVKDETRPTIIKSRVLSQGQQLLRLDWEKDADISEDIQNQLLENFEKNIENIDAVLISDYNKGLLTKHLSERIIEIAKKHNKKVMVDPKPQNFKNYVGATSMTPNRKEILDYFGMKKFTSEEEIAEKMAQLKDDLKLDSVVLTRSEEGVSLFRTKHKRIPTVAREVYDVTGAGDTFISTFLLSICAGADLYEAGVIANMASGIVVAKIGTATATQDEIIEFYKDNDNILKNI; this comes from the coding sequence ATGATTTCAATTCAAAGGCTTGAAGAAATAATAAAAAAATTTAGTAGTGTCAGAATAGCTGTAATTGGTGATATGATGCTAGATGAGTATCTAATTGGGAAGGTTAACAGAATTTCTCCTGAAGCGCCTGTTCCAATTGTGAATATTGAAGAGGAAAGATTTGTGTTAGGGGGAGCTTCAAATGTGGCGAATAACTTGACTTCGCTTGAAGCAAAAGTTTTCGTTTATGGAGTAATTGGCAATGATGCAAATGGAGAAAAATTTATAAAGGAGCTTGAAGATAAAAATGTGAATCCTGCTGGAATTGTGAAGGATGAAACACGTCCAACAATTATTAAAAGCAGAGTTTTGTCACAAGGTCAACAGTTACTTAGATTAGACTGGGAAAAAGATGCTGATATTTCAGAAGATATTCAAAATCAACTTTTGGAAAACTTTGAAAAAAACATTGAAAATATTGATGCAGTATTGATTTCTGATTACAATAAAGGGTTGCTTACAAAACATTTATCAGAAAGAATTATAGAAATAGCAAAAAAACACAATAAAAAAGTAATGGTTGATCCAAAACCGCAGAATTTTAAAAATTATGTTGGAGCAACTTCAATGACTCCAAATAGAAAAGAAATTTTGGATTATTTTGGAATGAAAAAATTTACGAGCGAGGAAGAAATTGCTGAAAAAATGGCTCAGTTAAAGGATGATTTAAAACTGGACAGCGTTGTGCTTACTCGAAGTGAAGAGGGAGTTTCGCTGTTTAGAACAAAACATAAGAGGATACCGACTGTGGCAAGGGAAGTTTATGATGTTACAGGGGCTGGAGATACATTTATATCGACATTTTTACTTTCGATATGTGCTGGAGCGGATTTGTATGAGGCTGGGGTAATTGCAAATATGGCATCTGGAATTGTAGTGGCAAAAATAGGAACAGCTACTGCAACGCAAGATGAAATAATAGAATTTTACAAGGATAATGACAATATATTAAAAAATATATAA
- a CDS encoding O-methyltransferase: MIENFIESSKYAQNLFKIKNEIIQDIKNESLDENVPIITDEVLNYMIFTARNIKARNILEIGTATGYSGLFLAQLANENSGFLTTMEIDEIRYRKAMENFKKLGLFEKNKMIFGDALEEIPKLDKNVKYDFIFIDASKGQYLKFFEMSYELLNENGIIFIDNLMFRGLIAADKEEIPKRYKTIVKRLKEFIEKLNEEYNFVLLPFGDGVGIVKK, encoded by the coding sequence ATGATAGAAAATTTTATAGAATCATCGAAATATGCACAGAATTTGTTTAAAATAAAAAATGAAATCATACAGGATATAAAAAACGAAAGTTTAGATGAAAATGTGCCGATTATTACAGATGAAGTGCTAAATTATATGATTTTTACTGCTAGAAATATAAAGGCTCGAAATATTTTGGAAATTGGTACAGCGACAGGCTATTCAGGGCTATTTTTGGCACAACTCGCTAATGAAAATAGCGGGTTTTTGACAACAATGGAAATTGATGAAATTCGTTATAGAAAAGCTATGGAAAATTTTAAGAAACTTGGATTATTTGAAAAGAATAAGATGATTTTTGGAGATGCTTTGGAAGAAATTCCGAAACTTGATAAGAATGTGAAATATGATTTTATTTTTATTGATGCGTCGAAAGGTCAGTATTTGAAGTTTTTTGAAATGAGTTATGAACTTCTCAATGAAAATGGAATTATTTTTATTGATAACCTCATGTTTCGTGGGCTGATTGCGGCAGATAAGGAAGAAATTCCAAAAAGATATAAGACAATTGTAAAAAGGCTCAAAGAGTTTATAGAAAAGTTGAATGAAGAGTATAATTTTGTACTGCTGCCGTTTGGAGATGGAGTTGGGATAGTAAAAAAATAA
- a CDS encoding type II secretion system F family protein, with protein MISIIKSKENELSEKDLLSFTKSVYYLLNGKISLIDTLGIVAQNYSGDLKSKIIRTKQQIEKGVSLHRAFSKITVNKEFMEMIKIGEETGNLEIVFKNLYEKYEFNQKIKKDVKNLSIYPVTVIITALVIVFILLKFVVPKFVIIYSDIGQELPKVTQIVINISKITDKYGIFLLIAIVFLFFGLKNWKGKNEKNFEKIFLEMKLIGQMYKNICILNFTRNMYSLTDANVPLIQSLKMCTNSKSYILNEELKKIILKIEKGESIQKSFKNTTFFDNEYVSFLAIGEKTGEMKISFFNLNEIYYEKVSEKIKWFLKMFEPLSIIFIGVIIGLIVFSVMLPIFKMGEML; from the coding sequence ATGATAAGTATTATAAAGAGCAAGGAAAATGAACTTAGTGAAAAAGACTTGCTATCATTTACAAAAAGTGTATATTATTTATTAAATGGCAAAATTTCGCTAATTGATACACTTGGAATAGTTGCACAGAATTATAGTGGAGATTTGAAAAGTAAGATAATTCGCACAAAACAGCAGATTGAAAAGGGAGTTTCTCTTCATAGGGCTTTTTCAAAGATTACTGTAAATAAGGAATTTATGGAAATGATTAAAATTGGGGAAGAAACTGGAAATTTGGAAATAGTCTTTAAGAATCTGTATGAAAAGTACGAGTTTAATCAGAAAATAAAAAAAGATGTGAAAAATTTGAGCATTTATCCAGTAACAGTTATAATTACAGCATTGGTTATTGTATTCATACTGTTAAAATTTGTAGTGCCTAAATTTGTGATAATTTATTCTGATATTGGTCAGGAATTGCCAAAAGTTACGCAAATTGTGATAAATATTAGTAAAATAACGGATAAATATGGTATTTTTCTTTTAATTGCCATAGTTTTTTTATTTTTTGGATTAAAAAATTGGAAAGGAAAAAATGAAAAGAATTTTGAAAAAATTTTTTTAGAAATGAAACTGATTGGGCAAATGTATAAAAATATTTGTATATTGAATTTTACAAGAAATATGTATTCTCTGACAGATGCCAATGTTCCATTGATTCAATCCTTAAAAATGTGTACAAATTCCAAAAGTTATATTTTAAATGAGGAACTGAAAAAAATTATTTTGAAAATAGAAAAGGGTGAGAGTATTCAAAAATCCTTTAAAAATACGACTTTTTTTGATAATGAATACGTAAGTTTCCTTGCAATTGGAGAAAAGACCGGCGAAATGAAAATATCATTTTTTAATTTGAATGAAATTTATTACGAAAAAGTTAGCGAGAAAATAAAATGGTTTTTAAAAATGTTTGAGCCGCTTTCGATAATTTTTATCGGAGTAATTATTGGGCTTATTGTATTTTCAGTTATGCTGCCTATTTTTAAAATGGGGGAAATGCTGTAA
- a CDS encoding type IV pilus modification PilV family protein: MRRNNGETLIESLISMFFVTVIIVPFANLFLQTFKTDIKVDNLNEKNVNIENMTEILKAKKYNEILNFIGKYEISKVEDFYNRFAIEKKYQVLKKLEQKRDKRGKFQEDKINLEIKRTDGYFMNEFGQKEYIFEINIDKIKDYYFPNIDENS, from the coding sequence ATGAGAAGGAATAATGGAGAAACATTAATTGAGAGTTTAATTTCGATGTTTTTTGTAACAGTTATCATTGTGCCATTTGCAAATTTATTTTTACAGACATTTAAAACAGATATTAAAGTCGATAATTTAAATGAAAAGAATGTAAATATTGAAAATATGACTGAAATATTAAAGGCAAAAAAATATAATGAAATTCTAAATTTTATTGGGAAATATGAGATTTCAAAAGTAGAGGATTTTTATAATAGATTTGCAATTGAGAAAAAATATCAAGTTTTGAAAAAATTGGAACAAAAACGAGATAAAAGGGGAAAGTTTCAGGAAGATAAAATAAATTTGGAAATAAAGAGGACGGATGGGTATTTTATGAATGAGTTTGGGCAGAAGGAATATATTTTTGAAATAAATATTGATAAAATAAAGGATTATTATTTTCCAAATATTGATGAAAATAGTTAA
- a CDS encoding prepilin-type N-terminal cleavage/methylation domain-containing protein: MKKREGYLLVEILISMFIFSVLVFVISVFLKRVVIVEKAKKDNQKMYEKMYFSMDKIVLDIKNRDIQGFSYEGENNNIFVKENQIVFKLNEIFYKIEFDKGKLYISDAENLRKFGSRVEVGKFREARFEKVGELLIIKLNSNRNDSVRAVRI; encoded by the coding sequence ATGAAAAAAAGAGAAGGATATTTATTAGTTGAAATACTGATAAGTATGTTTATATTTTCTGTTCTTGTATTCGTAATTTCTGTGTTTTTAAAACGTGTAGTTATTGTGGAAAAGGCAAAGAAGGATAATCAGAAAATGTATGAGAAAATGTATTTTTCAATGGATAAAATTGTTTTGGATATAAAAAATAGAGATATTCAGGGATTTTCTTATGAAGGAGAGAATAATAACATTTTTGTTAAAGAAAATCAAATAGTTTTTAAATTGAATGAGATTTTTTACAAAATTGAATTTGATAAAGGAAAATTATATATTTCAGATGCTGAAAATTTAAGAAAGTTTGGAAGCAGAGTTGAAGTTGGGAAATTTCGTGAGGCAAGGTTTGAGAAAGTGGGGGAATTACTGATTATTAAGTTAAATAGTAATAGAAATGATAGTGTTAGGGCTGTGAGAATTTAA
- a CDS encoding ROK family protein, whose product MAIIAAVEAGGTKFICGLGTEDGKIIDRVSIPTTTPEETMAQVIEYFKDKEFDVMGVGSFGPIDPVKGSKTYGYITKTPKPYWSDYDLIGELKKHYDVPMEFDTDVNGAALAESWWGAGENLKNVMYITVGTGIGAGAVVDGKMLQGLTHPEMGHIFLKRHKDDKFEGRCPFHKDCMEGMAAGPSIEDRWGKKGFELADRDEVWDMEAYYLAQAVVNYTLILSPQKIIMGGGVMKQKQLFPLIRKYVVEFLNGYVQKDEILEKIEDYIVYPGLGDEAGFVGSIALGKIALENNRK is encoded by the coding sequence ATGGCAATTATTGCGGCAGTTGAAGCTGGGGGAACAAAATTTATATGTGGATTGGGAACTGAAGACGGAAAAATCATTGACAGAGTAAGTATTCCAACTACAACTCCTGAAGAAACAATGGCACAAGTTATTGAATATTTTAAAGACAAGGAATTTGATGTAATGGGTGTTGGGAGCTTTGGACCGATTGATCCTGTAAAAGGCTCTAAAACTTACGGATATATTACAAAAACTCCAAAGCCTTACTGGAGCGATTATGATTTGATAGGAGAGTTGAAAAAACATTATGATGTTCCAATGGAATTTGATACTGATGTAAATGGAGCGGCGCTTGCGGAAAGCTGGTGGGGTGCTGGAGAAAATTTGAAAAATGTTATGTATATTACTGTTGGAACTGGAATTGGGGCTGGAGCAGTTGTTGATGGAAAAATGCTTCAAGGATTGACTCATCCTGAAATGGGACACATATTCTTGAAAAGACATAAAGACGATAAATTTGAAGGAAGATGCCCTTTCCATAAGGACTGTATGGAAGGAATGGCGGCAGGCCCTTCAATAGAGGACAGATGGGGTAAAAAAGGATTTGAACTTGCTGATAGGGATGAAGTTTGGGACATGGAAGCATATTACTTGGCTCAGGCTGTTGTAAACTACACTTTAATTTTATCTCCACAAAAAATAATTATGGGTGGAGGAGTTATGAAACAAAAACAATTGTTCCCGTTAATTAGAAAATATGTGGTGGAATTTTTAAATGGATATGTTCAAAAAGATGAAATTTTAGAAAAAATTGAAGACTATATTGTTTATCCTGGACTTGGGGATGAAGCAGGATTTGTCGGATCAATCGCATTGGGGAAAATTGCGTTGGAAAATAACAGAAAATAA
- a CDS encoding PepSY domain-containing protein — MKKNFLKKLLIVFFITVMGVPANGNSAKETKTVRVLNVDVKISIAQAKQLALDHSKVAKNTAKMTKIRLDKENKKFIYEIEFYTERKKYKYNIDANTGKVLSYSQKDRVSASTTIRDDGKIINTNGSDTEIRKTPKYIGMEKAKEIAVARITGAKKINVTNIQLDNEKGKMIYEGRIVYKNTEYKFDIDAITGEVIKWEVNEN, encoded by the coding sequence ATGAAAAAAAATTTTTTGAAAAAATTACTTATAGTATTTTTTATTACAGTAATGGGAGTCCCTGCAAATGGAAATTCAGCTAAAGAGACTAAAACAGTAAGAGTTCTGAATGTTGATGTAAAAATTTCGATTGCACAGGCAAAGCAGCTTGCGTTAGACCATTCAAAAGTGGCAAAAAATACTGCAAAAATGACTAAAATTCGTCTGGATAAAGAAAATAAGAAATTTATATATGAAATAGAATTTTATACAGAACGGAAAAAATATAAATATAACATTGATGCGAATACAGGAAAAGTTCTGAGTTACAGCCAAAAAGACCGAGTATCGGCTTCAACGACAATAAGAGATGATGGTAAAATCATTAATACAAATGGCAGTGATACAGAAATAAGAAAAACACCAAAATATATTGGAATGGAAAAAGCAAAAGAAATAGCAGTTGCACGGATTACTGGTGCGAAAAAAATTAATGTTACAAATATTCAACTGGATAATGAAAAAGGAAAAATGATTTATGAAGGAAGAATAGTATATAAAAATACAGAATACAAGTTCGACATTGATGCTATAACAGGCGAAGTAATAAAATGGGAAGTAAATGAAAATTAG